From the genome of Lotus japonicus ecotype B-129 chromosome 6, LjGifu_v1.2, one region includes:
- the LOC130724546 gene encoding pentatricopeptide repeat-containing protein At5g09450, mitochondrial → MAYRSLFLSLRRNSGFISTNSHHHQSRCLLNRARFVSSGAVSTDFVESDDDLRSRILRLRLPKRSATNILHKWVLEGNSVTVSELRDIAKELRRSQRYKHALEISEWMITHEEHGLSDSDYAMRIDLMTKVFGIDAAERYFEALPVAAKTSETYTALLHSYAGAKMTEKAEELYQRIKDSNLSFDALTYNEMMTLYMSVGQVEKVPSVVEELKQRNVSPDIFTYNLWISSCAATLNIDEVRRILDEMSHGADSNESWTRYLNLANVYVTASHLDNSSSNSLAETEKRITQSQWITYDFLIILYAGLGSKDKLDQIWNSLRMTKQKMINRNYSCIISAYLMLGHVKEVGEVIDQWKNSTIDFDMLACKKIMDAFRATGLADIANNLNMILIEKNINPGNN, encoded by the exons ATGGCGTATCGCTCACTGTTCCTCTCTCTCCGGCG GAATAGCGGTTTCATCAGCACCAACAGTCACCACCATCAATCACGTTGTCTCCTCAACAGAGCCAGATTTGTTTCTTCAGGTGCTGTGAGTACTGATTTTGTGGAAAGTGATGATGATCTAAGGAGCAGAATCTTGAGGCTAAGGCTCCCCAAGCGAAGTGCCACAAACATTCTTCACAAATGGGTCCTTGAAGGGAACTCTGTTACAGTGTCTGAGCTTCGGGATATTGCCAAAGAGCTTAGAAGATCTCAGCGTTACAAACACGCTTTGGAG ATATCAGAATGGATGATTACTCATGAAGAACATGGCTTATCAGACTCTGATTATGCTATGCGCATAGATTTGATGACGAAAGTTTTCGGCATTGACGCTGCAGAGCGATACTTTGAGGCTCTACCAGTTGCTGCAAAGACAAGTGAAACTTACACAGCCCTCCTCCACTCTTATGCTGGAGCCAAAATGACTGAAAAAGCTGAGGAACTATATCAAAGGATAAAGGATTCTAACCTCTCCTTTGATGCCCTTACTTACAATGAAATGATGACTCTTTACATGTCAGTTGGGCAGGTTGAAAAGGTGCCATCAGTTGTTGAAGAACTAAAACAGCGAAATGTCTCCCCAGATATATTTACGTACAATTTATGGATAAGTTCCTGTGCTGCTACTCTTAATATTGATGAAGTTCGAAGGATTCTCGATGAAATGAGCCATGGTGCTGATTCTAATGAAAGTTGGACAAGATATTTGAACCTGGCCAACGTATACGTCACTGCAAGTCATCTTGATAATTCAAGTTCAAACTCACTTGCTGAGACCGAGAAGAGGATCACTCAAAGTCAATGGATAACTTATGACTTCTTGATCATTCTTTATGCTGGGCTGGGAAGTAAGGATAAACTTGATCAGATATGGAATTCGTTGAGAATGACGAAACAGAAAATGATTAACAGGAATTATAGCTGCATAATTTCTGCATATCTGATGCTTGGTCATGTAAAAGAAGTAGGTGAGGTTATTGATCAGTGGAAGAACTCAACTATAGATTTTGATATGCTTGCGTGTAAAAAGATTATGGATGCTTTTAGAGCCACTGGCTTAGCTGATATAGCCAACAACCTGAATATGATTCTTATTGAGAAGAACATCAATCCAGGAAATAACTGA